From the Prochlorococcus marinus CUG1416 genome, the window AATAACCATTTTTGGGAATCACCGTTTTTATCTTTCAAAAGTGCTTTACCTGCCTTATGGAAAGTTGCACTACTAACAAGTAATAAAATTGTATTTAGTGTTGGTATTGGAAGCTCTAATTCATAGATAGCACCATCAGGTAATGGATTTACTGCTTTATAAGTGAGATAAGCAGCGAAGAATCCAGCAAAGGTCATCCCGTCGGCAATTAAGAAAGTTACAAGACCAAACATTCTGAAGTCTTCATGTTTTTCATTAACTTCTGAATTACTTTTTTGAATTTCTTTTGAGCTATCTAGAGTTGTCATGTGTTTTTATTTTTGTTCAGAAAATTGTTTACCATAGCCATAAGGTTCTTCCACTAATGGAGCTTCTCCTTCCCAATTTTCCACTGGAGGAGGAGATGATGTTAACCATTCAGGTGTTAAAGCATTCCAAGGATTATCTCCAGAATCGTTACCGTTTCTCAAACTAAAGAATATGTTAATTAAAAAAGGAATAGTACTTATAGCCATCAAGAGAGCCCCTAAACTACTTATTTGATTAACGAACTGGAATTGCGGATCATATTCTGCAACTCTTCTAGGCATTCCATTTAAACCGAGCCAATGTTGAGGAGCAAAGCACAAGTTGAATCCAATAAAGGTAATGATAAAATGTAAAATTCCCAATTTTTCATTGAGCATTTTCCCAGTTACTTTGGGAAACCAATGATAAATGGATGAGAAAATAATAAAAACAGTACCTCCATAAACTATGTAATGAAAATGGGCTACCACGAAATAGGTATCATGTACGTGAATATCGAAAGGAACCTGTGCCAAAGCAACTCCTGTAATACCTCCAAAAACAAAATTTATAATAAATCCACAAGAGAATAAGATTGCACTATTGATGGATATTTTACCTCCCCATAATGTTGCAACCCAATTGAAAAATTTTATCCCTGTTGGAACAGCAATAAATGCAGTTGCGATAGTAAAGAACAATCTCATCCAGGGAGGTGTTCCACTAGTAAACATGTGATGAGCCCAAACAACTAAACCTAGAACAACTATTCCCATTATTGAAAAAACCATTGTTGTATATCCAAAAAGTGGTTTTCTAGCATGTACAGGAAGTATTTCACTAACTAAACCAAAAGCGGGAAGTACCATAATGTAAACAGCTGGATGAGAATAAAACCAAAATAAATGCTGATAAACTACTACATTGCCTCCTAAAACAGGATTGAAAAAACCAGTATTAGCAATGATATCAAAGCTAAGTAGAATTAAAGTGCCTGCCAAAACGGGAGTTGACAAAACAACTAATATACTTGTCCCAAGCATCGCCCAACAATACATTGGCAATTGCATAAGTTTTAATCCAGGCCTTCTTAATTTGATAATAGTGGCAATAAAGTTTATTCCACCAAAGATAGAACTACCTCCAAGTAATAGAACGCTCATAATCCAAATTATTTGTCCCGATTGAGGAGTAGTTATGCTCAAGGGTGGATAAGCCGTCCATCCAGCCTGAGCAGCACCTTCAACAAAATAACTTGCCACCAGCATCAAACCCGAAGGAGGAATTAGCCAAAAAGCTACGGCATTTAATCTTGGAAATGCCATATCTCTTGCACCAACATAAAATGGAATTAAATAATTTCCAAAAGCACCGTTAACTACAGGCACTATCCAAAGGAATATCATTATTGTTCCGTGTAAGGTTAAAACTTGGTTATATACATCTCTTGGCATAAAGTCAGACATTGGACTAGCTAGTTCAATTCTTATAGCGCTCGCTAAAGTTCCTCCAATTAAATAGAAAAGAAAACCGCAAACCAAGTATTGTATTCCAATTACTTTATGATCAAGACTAAAACTAAAGTATCTAAGCCAGCCTTTAGGTTGAAGACTTTCATTATTAGTTTTTTGTGGATCAATTGATATTGTCATAAATTAACCTCTGTTTTTTTATTTTTGTTAAACCAATCGTTGTAATCAGATTCATCTTCAACAATTATGGATGCTCTCATTCCTCCATGGTATGGACCACATAATTCTGCGCAAATTATCGGATATTTTCCTACTTTTGTAGGAGTGAAATTTAGAATAGTCGGTTGTCCAGGAATAATATCCTGTTTAATTCTGAACTCTGGTACCCAAAAAGCATGAATGACATCTTTGGATTCCATTTTCATTGATACTTTTTGATCAACAGGAACGTGTAGTTCTCCGGATATGAAATTGCCCTTGGGATAATTGAATAGAAATGCAAATTGCATAGCTGAAACTTCAATTGATAAATTATTTATTGCTATTTCATTATCAGAAGTTTGACTTATTCCAGCCCATATTTTTTCAGGATTAGAACTCATCATTTCGTGGTTATGATTTAGTTCTTTCATCCCTCCCATTCGGTCGTAGATGTTGTAGCTATATAAACCTATTAATAAAACAATTATTGAAGGGATAATTGTCCATACAATTTCTAAGCTTAAATTTCCCTCTAAGGCTATACCATCGCCTATCTGATCATTTCTTTTCCTAAACTTAAATAAGCTGTAAATAACAGCTATTGTCATTCCTATAAAAATAATTAATCCAATGATGAAAAGAATTTTAAAAAGTTCATCGTAAATTGGTGCATTAATACTTGCTTCCGCTGGGAGCAAATTTACATTAAAACCAATCCAGAAAGATATAGCAAAAACGAGGGAAATAATTAGTATTAAATAAATGTTTTTATTTAACAATTGATTTCTAAAAATTTATATTTATATTATCAAGATATTCAATTTTTTTAATCCTGCATCCTTTGTTAAAAGAAAATCATTTAAATTCACAACTTCTTAAGATTTATGAAATAAAAGGCGTATTATTAATAACTTTTTAGATTTAATTGTCAGGGAAAAAAGATTAAATTAGTAAATTATTTTTTAAATTAAACATATTAATTTTTAATTAATGTTTAGTTTTTGAATCTAATTTATTATGCAAAATATATAGGTTTTAGCCATTTGATTAATAACCAATTATATAAATCAAAATATCTGACAATTTTAAAAAGGTTGGGAAGTCATAGTGTACTTGCACTTATCGCACTAATCGTAATTGGAGGTGCTACGAGAGTCATGGAGGCGGGACTTGCCTGTCCAGATTGGCCATTATGTTATGGATCTTTTTTGCCTTTTAGTCATATGAATCTGAGAGTATTTCTAGAGTGGTTTCATCGTCTAGATGCTTTTCTGGTTGGAATATTAATTCTTTTTCAATTTGTACTTTCAATTATATGGAAAAAAGAAATTCCAAATTGGTTACCTAAAACTTATTCATTATTACTTTTTCTTGTTATTGTCCAAGGATCTTTTGGAGCTTTAACAGTAATAAACCTGCTCGATTCATATACTGTAACGGGCCATCTTTTAATAGCGTTTCTACTTCTTATTACAACGATTTCAATAAATCAAAATTTAGAAAATGACGAAATTGAAGAGCCATTAATTTGGTGGAGATTATTGTTAATTGTTCCTCTAGTACTTACTTTGATTCAATCTTTTATTGGAGTAAGGCTTTCATCGACCTGGTCATCACATATTTGTTTATCTTTCAATAAACAATGCCTAATTCTAGATACACATAAATTATTTGCTTTTCCAATTGCCTTTTCTATTTTGTTGATTATTGCAACTTCAATTTATAAGAGAAGTTTGTTTAATAAAAATTGGAAATATCTCTCTGCACTTATTTTTCTTTTGATTTCCCAAATTCTACTGGGTGTTTTAAGTCTTAAAACAAATTTGAATGAACCTATTTTTATAATCGGTCATCAACTTAACGCATCTTTATTTATTGCAATATTAACAACATTAATTTTTAGAAATCCTTTTGCCAAAAAGGACCTAAATCACTCCCTAAATTCACAAATGGTTGGTATTAATTCATGAACAGTAGTAACTTTGAAACTTTAAACCACAAATCTTCAATTAGGGAGGAAGTTGTACCTTCAAGAAAAAGATTAACATTGCCACCTTGGCTTGAAGTGGCCAAACCCAGACTAATACCACTTTTACTGGCAACAACTTTGGGAGGAATGGCTTTAACTGAGGAATGGCCTTTATCTTCCCCGAAACTTATCTGTACTTTAGGTGGAGGAGCTTTGGCAGCAGCAGCTGCTGGGGCTCTTAATTGCTTGTGGGAAATGGAATTAGATAAAAGGATGATAAGGACTAGCAAAAGAGCTTTGCCAGCAGGTAAGTTGTCATCTGAGACTGTTTTTTTGGCCGCCGTATCATGTACTTTGGCGGCTTCGATGCTACTAATAAGTGGTGTAAATTATTTAGCTGCGGGCCTTACACTTCTTGGTTTATTTAGCTACGTGATTTTATATACCGTTATTTTGAAGCCACGTACAACTAAAAATATTGTTTTTGGAGGAGTTGCTGGTGCGATACCACCATTGGTCGGAGCATCTGCTGCTACAGGACATGTAGGTCTTAGTGGATGGTGGTTGTTTGGTTTAGTAATGTTATGGACTCCAGCTCATTTTTGGGCACTTGCAATTTTATTAAAGGATGATTATGCATCTGTTGGTATTCCTATGCTTCCTACTGTTAAAGGATCTGTTTTTACCGCTAAAGCTATTTCTCGTTACGGATGGGCAACAGTTGTTATGAGTATTATGGGAGTTTTTGCTTTACCTGAAGGTGGTCTTCTATACGGAATTATGTTGTTGCCTTTTAATGGCAGACTTTTGCAATTAATAAATAAATTAAATAAATCCCCTGACGATCTTTCAAGAGCAAAGTCTCTTTTTAGGTGGTCTATTCTATATATGTTTGGTATTTGTCTTTTGTTATTAA encodes:
- a CDS encoding COX15/CtaA family protein translates to MINNQLYKSKYLTILKRLGSHSVLALIALIVIGGATRVMEAGLACPDWPLCYGSFLPFSHMNLRVFLEWFHRLDAFLVGILILFQFVLSIIWKKEIPNWLPKTYSLLLFLVIVQGSFGALTVINLLDSYTVTGHLLIAFLLLITTISINQNLENDEIEEPLIWWRLLLIVPLVLTLIQSFIGVRLSSTWSSHICLSFNKQCLILDTHKLFAFPIAFSILLIIATSIYKRSLFNKNWKYLSALIFLLISQILLGVLSLKTNLNEPIFIIGHQLNASLFIAILTTLIFRNPFAKKDLNHSLNSQMVGINS
- the coxB gene encoding cytochrome c oxidase subunit II: MLNKNIYLILIISLVFAISFWIGFNVNLLPAEASINAPIYDELFKILFIIGLIIFIGMTIAVIYSLFKFRKRNDQIGDGIALEGNLSLEIVWTIIPSIIVLLIGLYSYNIYDRMGGMKELNHNHEMMSSNPEKIWAGISQTSDNEIAINNLSIEVSAMQFAFLFNYPKGNFISGELHVPVDQKVSMKMESKDVIHAFWVPEFRIKQDIIPGQPTILNFTPTKVGKYPIICAELCGPYHGGMRASIIVEDESDYNDWFNKNKKTEVNL
- a CDS encoding cytochrome c oxidase subunit 3, which gives rise to MTTLDSSKEIQKSNSEVNEKHEDFRMFGLVTFLIADGMTFAGFFAAYLTYKAVNPLPDGAIYELELPIPTLNTILLLVSSATFHKAGKALLKDKNGDSQKWLFFTASLGIIFLICQLFEYFHLPFGLTDNLFASTFYALTGFHGLHVTLGTLMILIIAWQSRVNGGRVTSQNMFPLEAVELYWHFVDGIWVVLFIILYLL
- a CDS encoding heme o synthase; this encodes MNSSNFETLNHKSSIREEVVPSRKRLTLPPWLEVAKPRLIPLLLATTLGGMALTEEWPLSSPKLICTLGGGALAAAAAGALNCLWEMELDKRMIRTSKRALPAGKLSSETVFLAAVSCTLAASMLLISGVNYLAAGLTLLGLFSYVILYTVILKPRTTKNIVFGGVAGAIPPLVGASAATGHVGLSGWWLFGLVMLWTPAHFWALAILLKDDYASVGIPMLPTVKGSVFTAKAISRYGWATVVMSIMGVFALPEGGLLYGIMLLPFNGRLLQLINKLNKSPDDLSRAKSLFRWSILYMFGICLLLLISRTQLSVEFEQQSMQIFFSLVSIISN
- the ctaD gene encoding cytochrome c oxidase subunit I — protein: MTISIDPQKTNNESLQPKGWLRYFSFSLDHKVIGIQYLVCGFLFYLIGGTLASAIRIELASPMSDFMPRDVYNQVLTLHGTIMIFLWIVPVVNGAFGNYLIPFYVGARDMAFPRLNAVAFWLIPPSGLMLVASYFVEGAAQAGWTAYPPLSITTPQSGQIIWIMSVLLLGGSSIFGGINFIATIIKLRRPGLKLMQLPMYCWAMLGTSILVVLSTPVLAGTLILLSFDIIANTGFFNPVLGGNVVVYQHLFWFYSHPAVYIMVLPAFGLVSEILPVHARKPLFGYTTMVFSIMGIVVLGLVVWAHHMFTSGTPPWMRLFFTIATAFIAVPTGIKFFNWVATLWGGKISINSAILFSCGFIINFVFGGITGVALAQVPFDIHVHDTYFVVAHFHYIVYGGTVFIIFSSIYHWFPKVTGKMLNEKLGILHFIITFIGFNLCFAPQHWLGLNGMPRRVAEYDPQFQFVNQISSLGALLMAISTIPFLINIFFSLRNGNDSGDNPWNALTPEWLTSSPPPVENWEGEAPLVEEPYGYGKQFSEQK